The Brachypodium distachyon strain Bd21 chromosome 4, Brachypodium_distachyon_v3.0, whole genome shotgun sequence nucleotide sequence TATCATTTCAAATTCTAGCCTCGAAATGTTAATAGAACATCGGCACTTCTGAGATGCTGATAATTGCCATGGACCTCCTACAACAGTCGACCAGGAGGCTATATATGGATCCTACTCCTACGAACAACCACAAAAAACAAACACGCAGATCAAACTAGCACGTCAACAACCGACACTGACTAGCTAATCCAAATCCAAGGTAGTACTACTGCAAGTAACTAAAAGCTAGCTAGTACACTGATGCTAGAGCCTACTGGATCCTACACTAACAATCGAGCTAATCCCATTGCTAGGCGGCCAGGCCGGGCGGTCAAGCTAAGCGAGGGACATGTAGCTGGTAACAGCCTTGGTGCCCTCGGAGATGGCGTGCTTGGCGAGCTCCCCGGGCAAGACGAGCCTGACGGCGTTCTGCACCTCGCGTGAGGAGAGCGTGGCGCGTCCGGCGACCTTGGCGAGGCGCGCCGCCTCGTCCGCCAGGCGCTCGAACATGTCCCCCATCATCATGTCCAGCACCTCCATGGCCCGCCCGGACGCGCCCATGTCCGGGTGCACCTGCTTCAGCACCCTGTACACGTACCTCTTGTACCCTCCCCCCATCATCCCCATGTCCCCCaccggcccccgccgccgtccgccgccccttctcgccttcctcttcttcttcttctttttcttcttcttcttcggcgcCGCAGCCTCGTCTTTGCCGCCGGtcccggcgccgcctgctTGCTTGGGCGTCTCGGGCGCGTCTGGTTGCAGCTTCTtggtcttctcctccggctccAGCCCCGGCGGCCCTTTGGTAGTCACCACGACGATCTCCTGTTgcggcgtcttcttcttctcgttgGGGTCCTGCGTCTGCGTCTCCTGGCTCTGCAGCGACGGCACAGCCGGCGCTGTCGCCTGATTGTCATCGGCAGGCTTGTCTGGGGATTTGGACTGTGGAGGCTTGTTGTtgacggcggtggcgccggcggcggtggcttgGTCGTCTCCGACGTCGGAGGTGACCTCCACGTGCTTGACGACGGTGGCGGGGGTGGAGACGTCGACGACgacctccggctccggctggGCGGAGTCGTCGGGGAGAATGGCGGTGGAGACCTGGACGGTCTCCTGCACCACCTTGgtggtcttcttcctcaccacGGAGCTCACCACCTTCTTAACGCGTCGCTTCGGAGCCATGGCTGCTGCCTGGGACTGATCGAGCTTTTGGGATTGGGTTTGGATATTGGAGACAGACAAATGTACGTAGTTTGGGGGAGTTCTCGGCAGGAGGCACGGAGGCGCTGGCTGCGTGCTTTATGCGGGGAGCCGGGGACGACACGTGCGACGCGGGCGGCCACGCGGCGGCAGAGCCACGGGCGACGTGGCAAGTGGTAACAGGTGGTAACTCGCGCTGGCTGGCCGGGAAGAGTCAAGAGAGCTCGAGAGGTAAGATTTCGATTCAAGCTCGATCCCTGCGCTGGGCTGCAGCTTTAATTATCTACCGGTGCACTGTGTTTTTGGGTAAAGAAGGGAGGGAACGACTTGCATTGCATGCCGTGCGGCACTAGCAGGCGCGAGCGCGACCCGGCGACCCGATCCACCCGTGTTTGAAAATTTGTGCCCTGTGACTGCACTTTGCTCCGCCCGACGACTTTTCTGGCTCGATCGTCCTGCATGCACAACAGCTGGGCTCGAATGTAAAAACAAGGCTCACTGAAATTCCACTTCGGTCCAGCTACCGTACTGAATTTTATAGCAGCAATTCTGAGGCGCAAGCAAGTCTAGCTACTCCTACTTCGCTCGATCCAGAATTCCAGACCATTTGGCTGGCAGtggcagctgcctccaccgacCGTGCTGCACCTGCATGCGGTGTAGGAATAGCATGTTCTGGACGCTCTCTAGTGCCTACACGTTTCTTCAcggtgcttttttttttagcgaattCACGGTGCTtactttttttgagagagcGAAATTCACGGCGCTTACTTGTCATGCATGCAACTGCCCTCGTCAAGCAGGCCTACGAGGTGGGCCACGGCCCACGGCCACAGGATGAATACTGTGACCTACTTGTGTGCCACAgcccacggccgccgccagtTCAGCTGGAGAGGTTGCCCTAAAAAAAACGTTGAGCTGAGTAGAAACTTAAGAGTTTGATCTAATTAAATCGCACCGTTTGTGTCAGGATTCGTCGGTTTCCTTCGTCTCCTGCCGCCATCGCGGCGAGCTTTCCTTCATCTCCTGCCGCCGTCGTGGCGATGCGATGTTGGGGGAAACCTCATTTCCTTCTAGATTACTCAGTTTTTATAATTATGAGTCTTGCGATCTTAACCGGCAACGCTACGGCGAAGGAGTCTTGCGATCTTAACCGGCAACGCTACGGCGAAGGGTGCGACGTCAAGAATAAAGTTACTCTGCTGGGCGGTGCCTTATTGGGCAGTGTCAGATGGTCAGAAAATTTTACTCACCGCAGATTCGATATGCCCTACAGATAGTCAAGTTCGTGTGGGGCTACGAGTGACGGTGTTACCACTCCAGTCTAATCACATTCTCTTTTGCTGAAGCCTGGATAGTATTTTGTGGTGCAAAGATTACCATGGAGAACATGTTTTCGAGAGATTTCATTATAATTCTTACTTATAGGGGTTAATTGTGTCTATGATCCTAAGCAATACACTTGTAATGGTTTTCGAGATTGAATGAACTTAACAAGcgcttctaaaaaaaaagaacttgtgTGGCAATGCTGCCCATGTCCCTCCATCGCTCCATCTCTACTCGAACAAATACACTCGCATGGTTATATCTCTTGATTACTCTgccttatttatttattttgcggGGAGATTACTCTGCCTTATTAGTGTCTTCTCTACCCCTTGCACAAAAACAAGGCGATAATTCCCCCATGAGTATTTTCTACCTTTATGTTTTGAATTCCCTTCTTTTTAAACACACAAGCCAGGGACTGCAAACGGGATCACGCGAACATCCGCTTCTAGTTCATTAGGCACAAACACACTAGCAGTACTTCTGAATCACCCAAAAAGGTCAAGAACAACAAGTGCATCCAATCTAGTCTACTGACTTTAGACCCTAAGCTAAGTAACTAGTCAGGAACAAGTAACTTACAGCGGGCAGCAACAACAATATTCTCTAACTAGTCAAGAGTACCTAACTTTAGATGAAACAGATTAAGTTGGTCTTCGATCTGCACAGGTTTGTTAGATAAAGGCTGAAATCACTCCCACCCCATTAGCATGTTGGTGACGCCATCAACTATCTTTCTTCGCACCGCACAAGAGAGCTCATGGTCATCCTCACCCAGGTGCACTCTGTACACCTC carries:
- the LOC100828728 gene encoding histone H2B.2; this encodes MAPKRRVKKVVSSVVRKKTTKVVQETVQVSTAILPDDSAQPEPEVVVDVSTPATVVKHVEVTSDVGDDQATAAGATAVNNKPPQSKSPDKPADDNQATAPAVPSLQSQETQTQDPNEKKKTPQQEIVVVTTKGPPGLEPEEKTKKLQPDAPETPKQAGGAGTGGKDEAAAPKKKKKKKKKKRKARRGGGRRRGPVGDMGMMGGGYKRYVYRVLKQVHPDMGASGRAMEVLDMMMGDMFERLADEAARLAKVAGRATLSSREVQNAVRLVLPGELAKHAISEGTKAVTSYMSLA